TATGAGCTCCAAAGCTCGTATCTTGGTACTTAAGAGGTTCTTGGCCGGTGATGAAGACCTTATAGCAAAGGTTTATGGCATATTTGGGATAGAGAGCGCGTTTGTAAGAAAGGGAGTGCTGCCAGAGAGTCCTTTCTTTGGAATCTTTGAACCTTTCAACATGATGGAACTCTGCTTTGAAGAGAAAAATGGGATAGTAATCCCATTGGATGTTTCTGACCTTGAGCCTCTGTCTTACCTCTCCTTAGAGTCTTATCAGAGGTACCTGTGGATGTCTGCAGTAGCTTCCTTCATCCTTAAGTATGCACAGTTCTATGATGAAAAACTATTTAGTACGTTTACCTTCTACCTCAAGAAGAGAGTAACAAACGTAAAAGCTTTTTATCTTAGATTATTCATAGACTTTATGAACGCTTTAGGTATATACAACCTCAATGTGTTTGGTGAAGAAGAGAGAAGATTACTTCATATAATAGAAAGCTCAGATGAGAAGTACCTAAGTCGGCTAAAGATAGATGAACTTCTTTACAGGAAAACCTTAAAAGCCCTTGAGGAACGTATCCAAAACAGTCTGTAAGTTTAAGTCTTAACCTTCACAGAAGCGTGAGAGTACTGTTTGGATTATCTTACTCGTGGAGATGTCAAACTCAAAGGGAACCCTCTCTACTCTTCCACCGTAGGACATAACAAAGTCAGCACCTACTATGTTATGGATATCCCAGTCTTCTCCTTTTACCAAAACATCTGGCCTTATGGCCCTTATAAGTTTTTCTGGTGTGTCTTCTTCGAATATGACCACATAATCCACTGGCTTTAGGTTGTTTACCACATAAGCCCTCATGTGTTGAGGAATGATAGGTCTTTTGGGCCCCTTTATCCTTCTTATGGATTCATCTGAGTTTATAGCTACTATGAGGATATCTCCAAAACTCTTTGCCTTTGTAAGGTAGCTAACATGGCCTGCGTGGAGTATGTCAAAGCATCCGTTGGTGAACACTACTACCTTTCCTTTTCTCTCGCTTTCTAAAATCCTAAGCAAGTCTTCAAGGTTTAGTATCATGCTTCTAGGTAAGCTGCCCTTATAAGCTTTGAAAACTTTACTCCTCTAAGACTTTCCATATGATTAGCCAGTCTTTGAATTTCGTCCCCCTTTCCTCTCATAACTATCACCTCTAAACAATCGTGATGGCTGATGTGGATATGTAGGGAGCTTATGACTTTAATACGCTCCATATGTTGTATCTGTATGAGTTTGTCAGTTACCCCTTTTGTGTGATGATCGTATACGAGTACCATAACTCCGAATACTTCGCCCTCTTCCTCCCATTTCTTTTCTACCAACTTTTCCCTTATGAGGTCCCTTATAAACTCTGACCTGGAAGAATATCCTTTCTCAGTTAGCATATCATCAAGTCTTTGAAGGAGTTCCTTTGGTATGGAAATGCAAAACCTTTCCATAAGGCTTAAAATTTTATCCTATGTTAGACTGGCTATTGAGAAAACTCTTTGGAACAAAAAGCGAAAGAGAGGTAAAAAAGTTAAGAAAGTTTGTAGAGGAGATAGGAAAAAAGGAGAGAGAACTTGACGAACTCTCTAACAGGGAGCTAGTTGAGCTGTCTAGAGAGCTACACAGAAAGGTTTTAGATGATCATGAACTAAAGGAAGACATAATAAGAGGTAGGATAAGGGAAGAGGTGCTTTTGGCCTTTGCCCTGGTCCGTGAGGCTGGGAAGAGAACCCTTGGACTTAGGTTCTTTGATGTGCAGCTAATAGGTGGTCTTGTGCTACACCAAGGCAAGATAGCGGAGATGAAAACGGGAGAAGGAAAGACTTTGGTCGCCACTTCTGCTGTGTATGTAAATGCTCTCACGGACGAGGGTGTCCACGTGGTGACAGTAAACGATTACCTTGCCAGAAGGGACGCCACATGGATGGGGCCTATCTACAAGTTCTTTGACCTTTCGGTGGGTGTTATAAACTCAGACTACTCATCCTACAGGGTAGAGTGGGCTGACGAAGAACTTGCAAGAAAGGCTATAGAAGAAGATTGGAGAGTATGGCCTAAAGGGTACTTCGAAGAGGTTTTACCATCGGATAAGATAAACGTCTCGGCCAAAAAGGCATTCCTTACAAAGCTTGTACCATGCACAAGGAGAGAAGCTTACGAAGCACACATAACTTATGGCACCAACAACGAGTTTGGCTTTGATTACCTTAGAGACAACATGGCCTTCTCCTTGGATGAGATAGTACAGGTTAAGAACCATAACTACGCTATAGTGGACGAGGTAGACTCCATCCTCATAGATGAGGCCAGGGTACCCTTGATAATTTCAGGACCTTCTCAGATGGATACCTCCATTTACTATCTTGCAGACAGCATTGTAAGGCAGCTCAAAAAGGACATAGACTACATAGTAGATGAAAAAAATAGGACAGTTCTGCTTACAGAGGAGGGTATAAGGAAGGCAGAAAAGCTTGCTGGTGTTGATAACCTCTATGATATAAAGAACATAGAACTGTTACATGCTATAAATCAAAGCCTAAGAGCTCACAACCTCTTCAAGCGGGATGTGCACTACATAGTGAGGGACGGTGAGGTACTCATAGTGGACGAATTTACTGGAAGGGTTCTCCCTGGAAGAAGGTGGAGTGACGGACTCCATCAAGCTATAGAGGTGAAGGAAGGTGTTCCCATACAGCAGGAGAACCAAACTCTGGCGAGCATAACCTTCCAGAACTACTTTAAGCTCTACAGGAAACTGGCGGGTATGACAGGAACCGCAGAGACCGAAGCGTTGGAGTTTAAAGAGATATACGGACTGGATGTAGTAGTAATACCTACACACAAGCCTGTAAGGAGGAAGGACCACCCTGATGTGGTGTACAAGACTAAGAAGGAAAAGTGGCAGGCAGTGGTGGACATTATAAAAGAGGAACACAAAAAAGGAAGACCCATACTGGTAGGCACTGTATCCATAGAAGATTCTGAACATCTATCCAGGCTACTCCAGAAGGAAGGTATACCTCACAACGTCCTGAACGCAAAGCACCACGAGAGGGAGGCCGAGATAATAGCTCAGGCGGGCAGAGTAGGAGCTGTGACCATATCCACAAACATGGCAGGTAGGGGAACAGACATACTCTTGGGTGGAAACCCCGAATACCTGGCAAGGCAGATGCTAAAGGAAAGGGGTATAAACCCAGAAGAAGCAACTGAAGAACAATGGAAGGAAGCCTTAGAAGATGCGTACAAGATAACGGAAGAAGAGAAGAAAAAGGTAATAGAGCTGGGCGGTCTTCTGGTGATCGGTACAGAAAGGCATGAATCTAGAAGGATAGACAACCAGCTAAGAGGTAGGGCAGGAAGACAGGGAGACCCAGGAGAATCTAGGTTCATCCTATCCTTAGAAGATGATCTTCTGCGTATATTTGGCGGAGACAGAGTAAAGAAGCTCATGGACTTCCTCAAGATACCAGAGGGTGAACCAATAGAAAGTAGGTTGGTCACAAAGGCCATACAGAATGCACAGAAGAGGGTAGAAGCTCAAAACTTCCAGATAAGAAAAAGGCTCCTTGAGTACGACAACGTGATGAATATTCAGAGGAACACAGTTTACTCTATGCGTAGAGATATACTGGAAGGCAAGGACCTAGAAGAATATCTAAAGGAGTTTATACATGACGTGCTTGAAGCTAAGGTCAATGAACTACTCCCTGAGGATGAACCAGAACTTTGGAATGTAAAAGCTCTAGAAGAATACCTTCTTGAGTTGACTGGACAACCCATAAACATACCTCAGGTAAGGGACAAAGAGGAGCTAGTAGAAGTTCTAACGCAGGAACTGCTAGGCATAGTGGAAGAGAAAAAGCAAGAGCTTACAGAAGAAGTCTTTAAAGAGGCCTTAAGAGTGATCATGTTGCACACTCTTGATCAACTTTGGAGAGAGCACCTACACGTCCTTGACAGGCTAAGAGAAGGTATATACCTCAGGGGGTACGCTGCAAAGGATCCTCTAGTAGAGTACAAGAAAGAGGCTTTCTACATCTTTGAAAACATGCTGTTTAACTTCAAAGAAAGAACAGTCTCTGATGTTCTCAAAGTCAAAATAGCTTCCCCAGAAGAGCTTCAAGAAGAAGAATTAAAACAACAAGAAGAACATCAGAAGGTATTGCAGAGTGCAGTGTTGAGCACTGTAGAAAGTCAACCAGAACAAAAAGGACCACGGAAGAAAACCTTAAAGGAAAGGCTTCAGGAAAAGAAGAAAAGATGAAGGTTAAGGTAGTTAATCTCGGCTGTAGGAGTAACTTCTTTGATGGGAGTTTCATAGCCAAGCAGTTCCTAGACAAAGGATACACATTAACACAAGACATTGCTGACGTTTACATAATAAACACCTGCACCGTTACGCAGGGGGCTGACAGATCTTCAAGACAAGCTATCTACCAGGCAAGGAGAGAAAATCCCAACGCTCTGATTGTAGTTACAGGCTGCTACGCGCAGGTAAAACCTCAAGAACTTTCTTCCTTAAAGGACGTGGACCTCGTGGTGGGTAACAGCCATAAGGATGTAATACTCCCTTTGGTGGAGGAGCATTTTCAAAGCAAAGGGAAAGGCGTATACGTCGAAAACATCTTTAGGGTAAGCCAGGTTAAAAGCTTTGACCTTGTGCTTTACTTTGAGAAGTCTAGGCCTTTTTTGAAAGTACAAGAAGGATGTAATAGGTTCTGCTCTTTTTGCATCATACCCTTCGCAAGGGGCAAGGTTAGAAGCGTACCACTTCAAAGGGTCCTAGATCAGGTGAGACTCCTAGCACAGATGGGTTATCAAGAAGTTGTACTTTCTGGTACACAGCTCACCCAGTACGGTTGGGATATAGGTACAAACCTGTACGAACTTCTGAAAGAGATTGTAAAGATAGAAGGTATAGAACTCATAAGGCTATCATCCCTATATCCATCGGAGATAGATGAAAGACTACTAGACCTTATACTTTACGAAGAGAAGATAGCACCCCACTTTCACCTGTCCTTGCAAAGCGGTAGCGATAGGATACTAGCGCTGATGGAGAGAAGATACTCTGCTAAGGACTATGCAAAACTCGTAGAGACCATGGTAAGCAAAAGACCCATTGCCAACGTAGGTACAGACGTGATAGTAGGCTTCCCTACAGAGACAGATGAGGACTTCAAAGAAACCTACAAACTACTCGAAGAGCTACCCATAGGTTACATGCACATCTTCCCCTACTCCGATAGACCCTACACGAAGGCGAGTAAGATGACAGACAAGGTACCTGAACCTGTAAAGGAACAAAGGGTAGAAGTCTTAAAGGAACTTGATAAGCAGAAGAGAAAGCAGTTTATAGCTAAAAACCAAGGTATGGAACTGAGAGCTGTAGTCCTACAGGAAGGAAAACTCCTAACAGAGAACTACATAAAGCTTAGAGCAGAAGGCTTTAAAGAGACTGGAAAGTTAGTAAGAGTAAAGCTACTTCCTGAGTTTGTCTCTTATGACCTTTAAAAGCCTGTAACCTTCACGAACCTCGTCCGGGTACACTCTATAAGGGGAATACTTCTTTCTCAGGTAAAGCTCCACTATGTACTGAGCTTCTTTGTAGAAGCTCTCTTTTTGTATACTACGCAAAAGCTCTACAGGTAAAGCCTCTTTTAAGCCCAAGGTTTTCAAGAGTTCTCTGTAGAGGTTTTCTGGGGTTTTCCTCTTTTTCAAGTACAGGACAAGGAGGGAATACACTCCGTAGAGTGAGCCGAGAGCTACTAGAACTTTCAGAAGGTTCTTTCTAAACTTCTCACTGGATAGGCTTAGGTTCAAGCGTATGCTCTTAAAGAGCTCTATTTGTTTCTGCGCCGAAAAGCCAACTACGTTATTCTGCCAATAGGTGACCACTGCATCCAACAAAAGAGAGAAACGGGAGATTTCCTCCACTGATGTGTAAGGTGGTGTGGTGTCTATCCTCATCCAGCCTTTGCCTTTCACGTAGGCTTCTACCCACACATGGGCCATAGAGTTGGTCACTATTATGTAGTTACCGTTTGGGTTGTACACACCGCCTTTAAAACCACCTACCACTCTAGCTGGTACACCCATCAACCTTAGAAGTACAGCCGTAGCGCTGGCAAAGTATTCACAGTTTCCTTTCTTCTTTACAAATAGAAAGTACTCAAGAGGATCTCCAGAAGTCCCCTCCAAGTTTTGAGTGTAAGAGTAGTCTCTTTTAAAGTATTCAATCACTCTTCTAACCTTCTCCTCGTCGCTGCTGGTGTCCTTTTCCAAAAGTTGAGCCAATGACCTTATGCTCTTTGGGATGTTTGGTGGTAGATCTAAGTAATTCTCTGGTGGATTATCCTCGTATAGCTTCTCTTCTCCACTAACCACCACGTACTTTATAGGTCTGTTTATAAGATCCTGGGTTCTGAGTACGGAACCTGTGTAGGCCCATACCTGGGTTTTTATACCTTCCAACTTCTTCACATAGTAGGGAGTGTCCAAAGCTGGCAGGTAGTTATCGAAAGTAGGTTCAAGGACTATGGTGTACTCAATACCAGTATGTGGTTTTTGCGGAAACATCCGACTGTAGCTGTTTATCCACGCATTTCCTTGATAGTGATCAAACACGAAGACTCTCCAGTAAAGATCGGAGGGGTTTTTAACCTTTAGACCGAAGACCCTGAAGGCTACCGTGTTGTCCTGCTGTATCTGACCCACCTTTCCTAGTTCCACTTGCCTGGCAAGACCAGAAACGAGGTTCTTCTTACCACCTACAGCTATGTTAAACAAGGGCGTTTGACTTCTTGGGAGAGTATAAAAGAAGACTAGACTTAAGACAAACACACCCGCGATGAAAAGACCAGAGGCTAGCGTATAAACCTTTAAAAACCTATATTCCAGCCTAGTGTCCCCTAGATTCTTGTAGAGGTTTATGAAGAATACCCCCAGGACCGCCATAGATATAACCGTTAGGAAGAAGACAAGAAAGCTCAGGCTTATGTTGTAAAGGCTTGATATGGATAGAGCGAGTAAGGACAGGGTAAGCATCTGATACATGTCACGGGGTTTTTTATCCTCCCACGACTTTATCACCAGTAAGAGAAGTACAAGTTGGCTTATAGGTTCTACAAAGTTTTCAAAGCTTATACCAGATATGATGTAGAGAGAAAGTCCAACAGCCAAAAGGTTGAGGAACATCCTCCTCACAGGATATACACCCCTTACGTCAAAGAACACACCCACCAAGTAGAAGAAGAGCACCACAATAATACCCAAAAAGCCCAAGAGCTTATAGAGGGAGAGGATGGAGAGTATACAGGTTGTGTGTATTACAAGAAGGGTCAAACCCTTTGAGCTTTTGAAAACCATCGGGTTATTTCCCTGTGTACATCCCTATGGGCATAAACTCGGCATATGACTAAATCTTTCACGTTTGCCAGTATCTGGGAGACATCCCTCAGCCTTACCAAATCCTCCTTTCTTTCTACCCACACTTCCTCATCCATGAGCCTCTTTTTGCACACGTCAAACCTAAGGAGTTCTTCGGGGTACTTTTCAAGCAGAAACTCCTTTACCTGGGCAAATTCTTTTTCATCGGTCGTGGTGTAGACCTCTCTGTAGTGCTCCCTACCGAATATCCTTCTGACCTTCTCGTCTTCATAGTTCTTCATACAGTAGGAAATAAACTCTGCATCTGTAGAGAAATGGAGGTCTGCATCCTTCATGCTCTTTATAAGCTCGTTTAGGTGTATGCTCAGTATTCTGACCACCTTATGGAAGTACACTTGAGCGTACATAAAGTACCTACCAAGGAAGAAGTTCTCTAAGGGTGTTACAGCGCTGTAGCTTACACACAGCTTACCTTCTTGATGTCTTAGATGTGACAAGATCCTACCGTAGTCAAAAAGTCCGTAGGATGTCCCACAAAAGTAGGCATCTCTTCTGAGGTAGTCCATCCTGTCTGCACCCAAATCACCCACGACAATCTGAGATAGCTTTTTCTCCTCCTCGTTTTTGGGTTCTTTGAAGGCTATCCTACATACTAGCTCCATATCCTCAAAGCTAAAATCCTCCCTTAGCATATCTGCCATACGTTCCAGAACAAGGCTTTTCCCCAACTTCTCATGGTCCTTGTCTCCCAACAAAACTTCAGTGGTATGTGAAAAAGGTGGATGACCCACATCGTGAAGAAGACCAGCAAGCCTCACTATCTTGTAAAGCTTTTCGTCTGTATAACCGAGTGCCTTGTAGAGTTCACCAGCAAGGTGCATAACACCTAGAGAATGCTCAAACCTCGTATGTTGAGCTGAAGGAAACACCAGGTAACAAACACCTAACTGTTTTATATGCCTGAGCCTTTGGAGATAAAAGGAGTCTATGAGTTTAAGCTCATGGGGATACGCCCTTATAAAGCCATGAATAGGATCCGAAAACTCCTTTACCATCTAATGCTGTGTGTTTCCCTTAGATTCCAAAGATCTTATCTCCTTGATAGCTAGGTCAAACTGGTAGAGATGTTTCATCACCTCAGCTAGATGGTCGGCAGCCTTTTTGTAAAGCTCCTTTAGCCTTACATCCTCTGTTGATTGTGCCTTTTCCACAAGTCCTCTGTGAAAAAGTAAAAGGCTGTTTCTGAGCTCTGTAAAGTCCATTTTTTCCCTCCTTTAAGCTTCCTTATAAAGCTTACTATACTATCTATAACTTTTCTTAGCAGACCTCTCCTTTGTGTATGCTTTACAAACTCAAGCTTTATACTGTCTTTTAGCTTCCCTTTGTACATCATATAAAGGTCTTCTTTGAGCTTTTTAAGATTTATGCCGCAGTACACTTCACCAAAATCTTTTAGGGTACCTAAAGCTTGCTGTATGTAAAGCTTCTCTCCCTTTGATGTGTTGACCTTTATCAAAAGATCCAGAAGGTTAAAGAAAGACTTCTCAGAGGGATATCTCATAATGTATATGGATAGGAGTTCATGAAGTTCATCGTAGAGCTCCTCGTTGAAGAGGTACACACAGGTTAAAGCTGCATCCAGTATGCTTAATTTTCTGCCACCGGAAGCGATCTTGTTTATGACCATCCAATACTTTAAAACCTTTACGCTGAGTTCATCCAATCTGTTTACATACTCTTCTTTTAGGGTTATAAAACAAAGATCCTCTTCGGAGACCTTGTATATATCCTTTCCTTCGTAGACCCTGCCGTACATGTCGGATATAGCAAGGAGGTTGAGCTCTACAAGGATGTCCTTCCAGTTGGCCCTTGCTTTCTTAAAGCTTCCGCTGGCACAGGAAAGGTAGTCTGTAAGGCTTATGGACAGATTTCCTCTCCTTCTCACAAGCTGGAGATAGCACATAAGGTAGAGGAAAAGCTCCTTTTTGGAGGAGTCGTCCAGAACCTCTAAGAATAGGCTATGTATCCGGTCCCTCTCTTTTAGCTCCTCTAGCATAAGGAAAAATATAAAACAAAAGGCCCCCGCTGGGGCCAGAAGTTTAGTCTTCTAGGGTGGATATATCCCCTACAGGTAAGCCTAGCTCTCTTGCCTTTAGTACCCTTCTCATTATCTTACCGCTCCTTGTCTTGGGAAGCTTATCCACGAACTCTATCTCGTCTGGTACCGCTATGGGTCCGAGGACGTTCCTTACATGCTGCTTTATATCCTCTGCTAGTTTTTCAGAAGGTTCATAACCCTGCTTTAGTATGACGAAGGCCTTTATGCTCTCTCCTTTTATCTCGTGCGGTTTTCCTATTACGGCGGCTTCTGCTACGGCTGGATGGTCTACTAGTGCACTCTCCACTTCCATGGTCCCTATCCTGTGTCCTGCCACGTTTAGAACGTCGTCGGCCCTTCCAAGGATCATGATGTAACCTTCCTCGTCGTAGGTGGCTAGGTCTCCCGTAAGGTAAAAGCCTGGTATGGTGTTCCAATACTTTTCGTACCTTTCGGGTTCTCCCCAGCATGTCCTAAGCATGGAAGGCCAGGGGTTCTTTATCACCAGGTTACCTACTGTGTTAGGCGGCAGCTCCTTACCACTGCTGTCTACTACGGCTGCCTCTATGGTAAAGAAGGGTTTTCCTGCTTTGCCTGGCTTTGCAGGGTAAGAGGGTACGGTGGTTATCATATGGGCTCCAGTTTCTGTTTGCCACCAGGTGTCTACGATAACACACTTTTCCCTTCCTATATGTTTGTAGTACCAGTGCCAGGCCTCTGGGTTGATGGGTTCTCCTACACTTCCGAGTATTCTGAGGGACGACAGGTCGTACTTGGCAGGCCACTGCTCTCCATACTTCATGAACATCCTAATGGCAGTGGGGGCTGTGTAGAAGATGTTTACCCTGTACTTTTCTACGTAGCTCCACCATCTTCCTGGATCTGGGTAGTCTGGTGCTCCTTCGGTTATAAGGGACGTGGCTCCGTTGGCAAGTGGGCCGTAGACTATGTAGCTGTGACCTGTTATCCATCCTATGTCTGCCGTACACCAGTATATGTCATCTTCTTTTAGGTCAAAGACCACCTTGGTGGTGTAGTACGTACCTACCATGTACCCACCCGTGGTGTGGAGCACTCCTTTGGGCTTTCCTGTGGTTCCTGAAGTGTACAGGATAAAGAGGGGATCTTCTGCGTCCATCTCCTCTGGTGGACACTCGGGGGAGGAGCTCTTTACAAGGGTCTCAAAGTCTATAAAGGTGTTACCATCAAGCTCTGCATCCTTATCCCTGTCCCATACTACTACCTTTTCTACAAAAGTAAGTCCATCTATGGCCTTTTTAACGGTTGTAAGTAGGTCTATCTTCTTACCTCTCCTCTTGGTGTAGCTTGCCGTAAATACCACCTTTGCCTTTGCGTCTTCAATCCTTAACCTTAAGGCTCCCTCTGAGAAACCTGCAAAAACAACGCTGTGGATAGCTCCTATACGGGCACAGGCTAACATGGCGGCTATAGCTTCTATGGTATTGGGCATGTATATAGAAACCCTGTCACCTTTTTTCACACCGAGGGATTTAAGTCCGTTGGCTATCCTGCTTACAAGCTCAAGAAGCTCTCCGTAGGTTATCTTCTTCTCTTCATTATCTTCACCCACCCATATGTAGGCTACTTTGTTCCTCTTTCCGTTAAGCACGTGTCTGTCCAGGCAGTTGTAGCATATGTTTGTTTTTGCACCTACGAACCATTTGGCATAAGGGTAGTTCCACTCTAAGACCTTCTGCCATGGCTTGAACCAGTGTAGTTCTTGGGCTACCTTTGCCCAGAAGCCTTCCCTATCTTGGATAGACTCCTTGTAGAGACTCTCATAATCCTTTACCCAGGCACCTTCCACTATGTGTTTGGGTGGGTAATACTTCTCCTCGACTTTTAGGAGAACTTCATCCCTATCCATTTTTAAACCTCCCGAACAGAGTTTGAAAATTATTATAGTCATTTACCAACGATTTTGACGAAAATTCAAAAAGGTGTGATTTTAATCATAGCTTTTTGTGTTTAATACCTATCCGATTTCATTTTGTTAAGGCTATAAGAATATGAAAAAACTCGTATTGTCTTGACAAAAAACAAAAATTTTGTAAGATATCTCACAAATATCCTGTCGGGAGGTTACCATGAAGGAAATTTTACAATCCAAGGAGTTTGAGCAGCTGGTATCAGCAAAGAATACTGTGGCCTTTACACTTACGGCATTGGAGCTTATAGTCTACTTTGGTTTTATACTTTTGCTCGCTTTTAACAAGCAGATTTTTTCGATAAAGATAGGAGAAAGCATGCCCTTGGGAATACCCTTAGGCATAGGGGTAATCGTCATTTCTTGGATACTTACAGGAGTATACGTATACTGGTCTAACAAGGTCTACGATCAGAAGGTTCAGGAGATAAAGAAAAAGCTAGGGAGGTAAAGAACCATGCAGAAGACATCCCTTGGTCAACCCAACGCAGTAGCCATTTTTTTCTTCTTTCTCTTTGTGATAGTAACCCTTGCTATAACCTACTGGGCGGCTAAGAGAACTAAAACCGCCACGGAGTTCTATGCTGCAGGTAGGAGTGTATCGGGCTTTCAAAACGGCCTTGCCTTGGCCGGTGACTACATGAGCGCCGCCTCTTTTCTGGGTATTGCGGGTCTTGTGGCCCTCAAAGGATACGACGGGCTTATATACTCCATAGGTTTCCTCGTAGGTTGGCCCATAGTCATGTTCCTTGTGGCAGAACAGCTCAG
The DNA window shown above is from Thermocrinis minervae and carries:
- a CDS encoding recombination protein O N-terminal domain-containing protein; translated protein: MSIISPSMSSKARILVLKRFLAGDEDLIAKVYGIFGIESAFVRKGVLPESPFFGIFEPFNMMELCFEEKNGIVIPLDVSDLEPLSYLSLESYQRYLWMSAVASFILKYAQFYDEKLFSTFTFYLKKRVTNVKAFYLRLFIDFMNALGIYNLNVFGEEERRLLHIIESSDEKYLSRLKIDELLYRKTLKALEERIQNSL
- the rfaE2 gene encoding D-glycero-beta-D-manno-heptose 1-phosphate adenylyltransferase — protein: MILNLEDLLRILESERKGKVVVFTNGCFDILHAGHVSYLTKAKSFGDILIVAINSDESIRRIKGPKRPIIPQHMRAYVVNNLKPVDYVVIFEEDTPEKLIRAIRPDVLVKGEDWDIHNIVGADFVMSYGGRVERVPFEFDISTSKIIQTVLSRFCEG
- the nikR gene encoding nickel-responsive transcriptional regulator NikR, encoding MERFCISIPKELLQRLDDMLTEKGYSSRSEFIRDLIREKLVEKKWEEEGEVFGVMVLVYDHHTKGVTDKLIQIQHMERIKVISSLHIHISHHDCLEVIVMRGKGDEIQRLANHMESLRGVKFSKLIRAAYLEA
- the secA gene encoding preprotein translocase subunit SecA, whose product is MLDWLLRKLFGTKSEREVKKLRKFVEEIGKKERELDELSNRELVELSRELHRKVLDDHELKEDIIRGRIREEVLLAFALVREAGKRTLGLRFFDVQLIGGLVLHQGKIAEMKTGEGKTLVATSAVYVNALTDEGVHVVTVNDYLARRDATWMGPIYKFFDLSVGVINSDYSSYRVEWADEELARKAIEEDWRVWPKGYFEEVLPSDKINVSAKKAFLTKLVPCTRREAYEAHITYGTNNEFGFDYLRDNMAFSLDEIVQVKNHNYAIVDEVDSILIDEARVPLIISGPSQMDTSIYYLADSIVRQLKKDIDYIVDEKNRTVLLTEEGIRKAEKLAGVDNLYDIKNIELLHAINQSLRAHNLFKRDVHYIVRDGEVLIVDEFTGRVLPGRRWSDGLHQAIEVKEGVPIQQENQTLASITFQNYFKLYRKLAGMTGTAETEALEFKEIYGLDVVVIPTHKPVRRKDHPDVVYKTKKEKWQAVVDIIKEEHKKGRPILVGTVSIEDSEHLSRLLQKEGIPHNVLNAKHHEREAEIIAQAGRVGAVTISTNMAGRGTDILLGGNPEYLARQMLKERGINPEEATEEQWKEALEDAYKITEEEKKKVIELGGLLVIGTERHESRRIDNQLRGRAGRQGDPGESRFILSLEDDLLRIFGGDRVKKLMDFLKIPEGEPIESRLVTKAIQNAQKRVEAQNFQIRKRLLEYDNVMNIQRNTVYSMRRDILEGKDLEEYLKEFIHDVLEAKVNELLPEDEPELWNVKALEEYLLELTGQPINIPQVRDKEELVEVLTQELLGIVEEKKQELTEEVFKEALRVIMLHTLDQLWREHLHVLDRLREGIYLRGYAAKDPLVEYKKEAFYIFENMLFNFKERTVSDVLKVKIASPEELQEEELKQQEEHQKVLQSAVLSTVESQPEQKGPRKKTLKERLQEKKKR
- the mtaB gene encoding tRNA (N(6)-L-threonylcarbamoyladenosine(37)-C(2))-methylthiotransferase MtaB, whose amino-acid sequence is MKVKVVNLGCRSNFFDGSFIAKQFLDKGYTLTQDIADVYIINTCTVTQGADRSSRQAIYQARRENPNALIVVTGCYAQVKPQELSSLKDVDLVVGNSHKDVILPLVEEHFQSKGKGVYVENIFRVSQVKSFDLVLYFEKSRPFLKVQEGCNRFCSFCIIPFARGKVRSVPLQRVLDQVRLLAQMGYQEVVLSGTQLTQYGWDIGTNLYELLKEIVKIEGIELIRLSSLYPSEIDERLLDLILYEEKIAPHFHLSLQSGSDRILALMERRYSAKDYAKLVETMVSKRPIANVGTDVIVGFPTETDEDFKETYKLLEELPIGYMHIFPYSDRPYTKASKMTDKVPEPVKEQRVEVLKELDKQKRKQFIAKNQGMELRAVVLQEGKLLTENYIKLRAEGFKETGKLVRVKLLPEFVSYDL
- a CDS encoding transglutaminaseTgpA domain-containing protein; this translates as MVFKSSKGLTLLVIHTTCILSILSLYKLLGFLGIIVVLFFYLVGVFFDVRGVYPVRRMFLNLLAVGLSLYIISGISFENFVEPISQLVLLLLVIKSWEDKKPRDMYQMLTLSLLALSISSLYNISLSFLVFFLTVISMAVLGVFFINLYKNLGDTRLEYRFLKVYTLASGLFIAGVFVLSLVFFYTLPRSQTPLFNIAVGGKKNLVSGLARQVELGKVGQIQQDNTVAFRVFGLKVKNPSDLYWRVFVFDHYQGNAWINSYSRMFPQKPHTGIEYTIVLEPTFDNYLPALDTPYYVKKLEGIKTQVWAYTGSVLRTQDLINRPIKYVVVSGEEKLYEDNPPENYLDLPPNIPKSIRSLAQLLEKDTSSDEEKVRRVIEYFKRDYSYTQNLEGTSGDPLEYFLFVKKKGNCEYFASATAVLLRLMGVPARVVGGFKGGVYNPNGNYIIVTNSMAHVWVEAYVKGKGWMRIDTTPPYTSVEEISRFSLLLDAVVTYWQNNVVGFSAQKQIELFKSIRLNLSLSSEKFRKNLLKVLVALGSLYGVYSLLVLYLKKRKTPENLYRELLKTLGLKEALPVELLRSIQKESFYKEAQYIVELYLRKKYSPYRVYPDEVREGYRLLKVIRDKLRK
- a CDS encoding HD domain-containing protein translates to MVKEFSDPIHGFIRAYPHELKLIDSFYLQRLRHIKQLGVCYLVFPSAQHTRFEHSLGVMHLAGELYKALGYTDEKLYKIVRLAGLLHDVGHPPFSHTTEVLLGDKDHEKLGKSLVLERMADMLREDFSFEDMELVCRIAFKEPKNEEEKKLSQIVVGDLGADRMDYLRRDAYFCGTSYGLFDYGRILSHLRHQEGKLCVSYSAVTPLENFFLGRYFMYAQVYFHKVVRILSIHLNELIKSMKDADLHFSTDAEFISYCMKNYEDEKVRRIFGREHYREVYTTTDEKEFAQVKEFLLEKYPEELLRFDVCKKRLMDEEVWVERKEDLVRLRDVSQILANVKDLVICRVYAHRDVHREITRWFSKAQRV